In Eupeodes corollae chromosome 3, idEupCoro1.1, whole genome shotgun sequence, a single genomic region encodes these proteins:
- the LOC129950859 gene encoding putative fatty acyl-CoA reductase CG8306, with product MDVASSSWLDGKKILLTGATGYLGKVICEKLLRECLGIRRVYVLIRPSKTENLEERAFRFKNDVIFDRVKSDDRRIMDKVMPIEGDLSQLNLGMQDFDIDLLRMEINVVIHAGSNSDLYVNLKEAVLTNVRGTRYLLQLAQSMSWLESFVYVSHIFSNSYERIIEEKIYTQRYDANDIIKIHEGNKDFPMESQILKDFPSFYLFSQHLAESLVAKSEIPTAVVRLPTLTPSLSEPFPGWINTSNHLDNLLIYAGNGSVQALYAKPETPIDILPVDLAANGIITVAQKRKTVPATNGCRVYNLTDGGTGEISWEKLLNINRKIAIENPLETTYWSPGGKIYTNYYLYLATFILLQVIPAIVYDIGSFLCTGRIQFVQTQFELFLQLKSVQRFFHTVWMFDTENADELFKNMSFTEKLKFKFRTQNFNLEEYMRTWNHGRRTYLLQVSPNASRVAKWKLQAFSVLSVIIKTVLFVYIGNGILRLLGCEQHLGIGSSGSASMRLFNTFHKV from the exons ATGGACGTTGCTAGTAGTTCTTGGCTGGACGGGAAGAAGATACTCCTAACTGGCGCAACCGGTTATCTCGGGAAAGTTATTTGCGAGAAATTGTTGCGCGAGTGCTTAGGGATTCGCAGGGTGTACGTCCTCATACGACCAAGCAAAACAGAAAACCTTGAAGAGAGAGCATTTCGGTTTAAAAATGATGTGATCTTCGATCGGGTTAAGTCCGACGATCGTCGGATAATGGACAAAGTTATGCCCATCGAAGGGGATCTGTCCCAATTGAATCTAGGAATGCAGGACTTCGATATAGATTTACTTCGAATGGAAATCAATGTGGTTATCCATGCCGGCAGCAATAGTGACTTGTATGTGAATTTGAAGGAAGCGGTCCTTACCAACGTCCGCGGCACTCGGTATCTCCTTCAGCTGGCTCAATCGATGAGTTGGCTGGAGTCATTCGTCTATGTATCGCATATCTTCTCGAATTCCTATGAAAGGATCATCGAGGAGAAAATCTATACACAGCGTTATGATGCTAATGACATTATAAAAATTCACGAGGGCAATAAGGATTTTCCGATGGAATCACAGATCCTCAAGGATTTCCCTTCGTTCTATTTATTCTCTCAGCATTTGGCTGAGTCCTTGGTGGCAAAGAGTGAAATACCAACAGCCGTGGTAAGGCTCCCAACTTTAACTCCCTCCTTGAGTGAGCCCTTTCCTGGATGGATCAACACCTCGAATCATTTGGACAATCTCCTGATCTATGCTGGAAATGGATCAGTTCAGGCGTTGTACGCGAAACCTGAAACCCCAATTGACATTCTTCCTGTGGATTTGGCAGCAAATGGAATTATCACAGTTGCgcagaaaagaaaaactgtaCCCGCAACAAATGGTTGCCGGGTTTACAATTTGACAGATGGTGGAACGGGCGAAATATCCTGGGAgaaacttttgaacataaatagAAAG ATTGCCATAGAAAATCCattggaaacaacttattgGTCTCCAGGTGGAAAAATTTACACAAACTACTATCTATATCTTGCGACTTTTATCCTCTTGCAAGTAATTCCTGCCATCGTCTATGATATTGGTTCATTCCTTTGTACCGGAAGAATTCAGTTCGTACAAACACAATTCGAACTATTTCTTCAACTTAAATCGGTTCAACGATTTTTCCACACAGTTTGGATGTTTGACACGGAGAATGCAgatgagctttttaaaaatatgtcattTACAGAAAA attgaaatttaaattccgTACACAAAACTTTAACCTTGAGGAATATATGCGCACTTGGAATCACGGACGGCGTACTTATCTACTTCAAGTTTCTCCGAATGCTAGCAGGGTTGCCAAATGGAAATTGCAAGCATTCAGTGTTCTTAGTGTGATAATTAAgactgttttgtttgtttacattggAAATGGGATTTTAAGGCTTCTTGGATGCGAACAGCATCTGGGAATTGGATCAAGTGGGAGTGCATCTATGCGACTGTTTAATACATTTCACAAGGTTTAG